CCCGGCCTGAGCACACGGCGCACCTCCCGCAGGAGGCCGACAAGCCGGTCGTGTTCGATATGTTCGAAAACCGCGAGCATGGTGACAACATCGAAATATCCGTTCGAGAACGGCAGTCTCCGCGTGCGCTCAATATCCTGGTTCTTGAGCGTAATACCGTCATGCGTGATGGTCTTCCTGGCCGAATGCATTTTATCGATACCGAAGCGTTCACGGAATTTCGTATGCGCGAGAAAATAGGGAAAACTTCCGCAGCCGATGTCGAGTATCCTCCCGCCGCGATGCTTCGGGGTGATGAGACTTTCCGCTTTCGCCGCACGGAGACGGGCAAGAAAATTCTCGAGCATGCCGTGACCACGTGTCGCTTTCCTTTTTTTCGTGCTGTACGATGGCATCGCCCCAGTGTATAGCGCGGCTGAAAAAACACAATGTTCCGTGCCGCTGACGCCATCATGCAATATCATTGTTCATTGACATTTCGCGGGGCAGGACTATACTCACCGCAGTTGCATCGTCGAGACCCGCAGCTATCAGCTCGCGCGACGAACGACACTATGGAGCGATCGCATGCTGGACAGAACACGCCGATGGGCGATACCGGTCATTCTTACAACTTTCATCGCATGTACTGCATTCCTCGTCTATGCGACGCTCAATCGTTCGTTCTCGATGGACAATCTCCTGCACTTCACCGAGATAGAGCAGTATGTCAGCAAAGGCATCATACCGGTCGCCGGGGCATCGATGAGCGGGTTGCCTGCGCGCGTACCCGGGGCGATGAATTATTACCCG
The Spirochaetota bacterium DNA segment above includes these coding regions:
- a CDS encoding class I SAM-dependent methyltransferase, encoding MPSYSTKKRKATRGHGMLENFLARLRAAKAESLITPKHRGGRILDIGCGSFPYFLAHTKFRERFGIDKMHSARKTITHDGITLKNQDIERTRRLPFSNGYFDVVTMLAVFEHIEHDRLVGLLREVRRVLRPGGSFIMTTPAGWTEQLLRFLSAVKLLSSQEVDEHKDAYSPVSIARILTDAGFSRDAMRIGYFELGMNIFVRVAK